One genomic window of Trichomycterus rosablanca isolate fTriRos1 chromosome 1, fTriRos1.hap1, whole genome shotgun sequence includes the following:
- the phrf1 gene encoding PHD and RING finger domain-containing protein 1, which translates to MDDEDSADELFNKNTSRGKGKKPAASLPSDEEHSEEESEDVEDATDSEEDDENGEEEDGEQVDVIDDSEDGGDEKELEGAVGNAPTFPADWLSSDEDAEKCPICLNSFCDQPVATPENCAHYFCLDCIEEWARNANSCPVDRIVFNNILLRKGYGGTVQKTIVVKKKVDPAAEEEVGQLMEDTHCEACGGSDREDRMLLCDGCDAGYHMECLTPPLNAVPVEEWFCPQCAPNNHTTGQGRLSEDESSVFPTTSRSRPAQSRARRAIARTQHSERVRANVNRHRIMQARTAAQVAPQNLMQSTWLDETINAVLARLNTDGFSRELTTGPRSRRRHRTVRRRKTKKQGKAAGYKTSNRKVKTRKRKVRRRRRKRKEVVKKETTARGRIAQNLGLRKPTRGASIPSVYRPSDQSLRGMRAEIGAASLSIYGDAAVLSSGDEEAPDSHFTSLLDVKYRGLSRSALRSHQPVARPMTTGLSRNEHGISQMGVMAEPAPVQDLLGSILSGQTLLLMDSSDVIINRDGSLKPTKPVSLPSVRSSSSGSSALERTLSTEAASTPSSSPLTCSSNSSLRPCSTPVIPAASSPLIPNSPLSQMPVPSKPAGTGQSHRDTCGVRGQPPAKVTNRVSDSCLGERGNTSQQASAKKAPPKPVWVDVSALPRIPKIKRENTLTNGSTGSNSHTLPASSMTSLAGDKGRQYSVDQQGTSSSQQGRTMNLAQRTEKPGPSASFSNSFSSSSSASSMRSNSQPSSTVVSFRIGGSRNPWHARRLSVPTKDEESGKQKNKKMLLAAHSKAKKAPVKNEVYDPFDPTGSDSSENEAEEDKDNTGTLQSPSAVGKYKCPEQQIKTESMDLDSPVEEENPGIFAKVKQEPSSHKDDPWSLPSHQLTTHIKSRSLDTIEAYGVNPVTSDAECTGTSEMPITNTVAHSRSSSSSSHHSEKKIKMEVKIEPDSEESEDEDFKGNGFRHKLPTIADSSDASDRSKEREKRSPPFHSGSSSQSSSRSSEHSNKKKKHSHSEDKKQSHSSSPVRKESRSKHNERRRSQERKHYRDRGHSGESGRSRDPEHSQGRVRSRDGERSQELCDSPDRERPRERNHSRVVERSQELGHLPDRERPRERNHSRVVERSQELGHLADRERPRERNHSRVVERSQELGHLPDREHPQERNHPRVVERSQELGHLPDREHPRERNHSRVVERSQELGHLPDREHPQERNHPRVVERSQELGHLPDREHPRERNHSRVVERSQELGHLPDREHPRERNHSRVVERSQELGHLPDREHPQERNHPRVVERSQELGHLPDREHPRERNHSRVVERSQELGHLPDRERPRERNHSRVVERSQELGHLPDREHPRERNHSRVVERSQELGHLPDREHPRERNHSRVVERSQELGHLPDREHPRERTHSQDGERSHDSPDRERLRDQGRSRDEDHLRDCGRSRDGEHSRGRERSGDQRGLARSSSRESSREKNLKRERHEQNSSEREHQKRPKKKSSRSRSRSKERKKEGLSSERSSSGSRDREIKSTKVKSIISGDQRQKKDVPQGPQDKNDSPVKMEPLDSDDASVNDVCHDPATVESKQTNIEISSLTVEPKEENMEVEPLQTLWTVKQEPVDSSDEDITVDYLIDSLDFIKKEVKTDSETHPSGALEPQPVVSEAPITVKQESTTVGTGTKTPSQGKRVTWNIQEPEVSQPDKMSKLALFKIKLKQEGSRRAGSSASLRAASKDVAAAQEMSNPATTSLNPALPEGTSDFGQKRSCKEVEATIPQQKEKYLKKLHMQERAIEEVKLAIKPFYQKRDITKDEYKEILRKAVQKVCHSKSGEINPVKVANLVKAYVDKYKYARKHHKEEDSTEVESAENLNDPQTLTPFD; encoded by the exons ATGGACGACGAGGACAGTGCAGATGAGCTGTTCAACAAGAACACCTCTAggggaaaaggaaaaaaacctgCTGCATCTCTACCCTCTGATGAAG AGCACTCAGAGGAAGAAAGTGAAGATGTTGAAGATGCAACAGACAGTGAGGAAGATGATGAAAATGGGGAAGAGGAAGACGGCGAGCAAGTGGATGTTATAGATGACAGTGAAG ACGGGGGTGATGAAAAGGAGCTGGAGGGAGCAGTAGGAAATGCGCCGACGTTCCCTGCTGACTGGCTGAGCTCAGACGAGGATGCAGAGAAATGCCCTATCTGTCTCAACTCCTTCTGCGACCAGCCAGTAGCTACGCCGGAGAACTGTGCCCACTACTTCTGTCTGGACTGCATCGAGGAGTGGGCTAGG AATGCAAACTCTTGTCCTGTGGACCGGATTGTTTTCAACAACATCTTACTAAGAAAAGGCTATGGAGGAACAGTCCAGAAAACA ATTGTGGTTAAAAAGAAAGTGGACCCTGCAGCTGAGGAAGAGGTGGGTCAGCTTATGGAAGACACCCATTGTGAGGCATGTGGAGGATCAGACAGAGAAGATCGCAtgttgctttgtgatggttgtgaTGCTGG GTACCATATGGAGTGTTTAACACCTCCCTTGAATGCTGTGCCTGTTGAGGAGTGGTTCTGCCCACAGTGTGCACCAAACAACCACACCACAG GGCAGGGGAGGTTGAGTGAGGACGAGAGCAGCGTTTTTCCAACCACTAGCCGCTCTCGACCAGCACAGTCCAGAGCCAGACGGGCCATCGCACGCACACAGCACAGTGAAAGAGTCCGAGCTAATGTCAACAGACATCGCATCATGCAGGCACGCACAGCTGCACAG GTTGCCCCTCAAAACTTGATGCAGTCTACCTGGCTGGATGAAACCATCAATGCCGTTCTAGCTAGACTCAACACAGATGGGTTTTCAAGAGAGTTGACAACTGGCCCCCGATCCCGCAGAAGACACAGGACAG TTAGAAGAAGGAAAACCAAAAAACAAGGAAAAGCCGCTGGGTACAAAACCTCAAACAGGAAGGTGAAGACACGGAAGCGCAAAGTGAGGAGAAGGAGAAGGAAAAGAAAAGAG GTGGTGAAGAAGGAGACCACAGCTCGAGGCCGTATTGCGCAAAATCTGGGCCTCAGGAAACCTACCCGTGGTGCTTCCATTCCATCTGTATACCGCCCGTCTGACCAATCGCTCAGAGGCATGAGAGCAGAAATTGGGGCAGCCTCGTTATCCATATACGGAGACGCTGCTGTTCTCTCTAGCGG TGATGAGGAGGCCCCGGATTCACATTTTACATCTTTGCTGGATGTTAAATATCGGGGTTTGTCTCGTTCTGCACTGCGCTCTCATCAGCCCGTGGCCAGACCCATGACTACTGGCTTGTCCAG GAATGAGCACGGTATCTCTCAGATGGGGGTAATGGCTGAGCCTGCACCAGTTCAAGATTTGCTAGGCAGCATACTCAGTGGTCAGACATTGCTGCTCATGGACAGCTCTGATGTCATCATTAACAGAGATGGCTCGCTAAAACCCACCAAGCCTG TGTCTTTGCCTTCTGTAAGGAGCAGCAGCTCAGGAAGCTCGGCTTTAGAAAGAACACTGTCTACAGAAGCAGCTTCCACACCCTCATCCAGCCCTTTAACATGCTCATCAAACAGTTCCCTACGTCCCTGTTCTACCCCAGTAATACCTGCAGCATCCTCTCCACTGATTCCCAATTCACCACTTTCTCAAATGCCAGTGCCCTCAAAACCTGCTGGAACTGGACAAAGTCACCGGGATACCTGTGGCGTCAGAGGCCAGCCACCTGCCAAGGTTACAAACCGAGTCTCTGACTCTTGTCTTGGCGAAAGGGGTAATACTTCCCAACAAGCCTCTGCAAAAAAGGCCCCTCCCAAGCCAGTGTGGGTTGATGTGTCTGCATTACCAAGAATCCCGAAGATTAAAAGAGAAAACACTTTAACGAACGGCAGCACTGGGAGCAATAGCCACACCTTACCAGCATCTTCCATGACAAGTTTAGCAGGGGACAAAGGCCGGCAGTATTCTGTTGACCAGCAGGGAACAAGTTCAAGCCAGCAAGGTAGAACGATGAACCTGGCTCAGAGAACGGAAAAACCTGGACCTTCAGCCTCTTTTTCTAATTCATTCTCTAGTTCATCATCAGCTTCCAGCATGAGATCAAATTCACAACCATCATCTACTGTCGTTAGTTTTCGTATTGGTGGTAGTCGGAACCCATGGCACGCTCGTCGGCTTTCTGTGCCTACAAAAGATGAGGAATCTGGAAAGCAAAAAAACAAGAAGATGTTACTGGCGGCTCATTCCAAGGCTAAAAAGGCCCCTGTAAAGAATGAGGTATATGATCCCTTTGATCCCACAGGTTCTGATTCCTCAGAAAATGAAGCTGAGGAAGACAAGGATAACACTGGCACTTTGCAGAGTCCTTCAGCTGTGGGAAAATATAAATGTCCTGAGCAACAGATTAAAACAGAATCTATGGACTTGGATTCACCTGTAGAGGAAGAGAATCCTGGAATTTTCGCCAAAGTCAAACAAGAACCGTCTTCTCATAAAGATGACCCTTGGTCACTGCCTTCCCATCAGTTAACCACACATATTAAATCAAGAAGTCTTGACACCATTGAGGCATATGGGGTAAACCCAGTGACATCTGATGCAGAGTGCACTGGAACGTCTGAAATGCCAATTACGAACACTGTGGCTCATTCCAGATCAAGCTCGTCCTCTAGTCACCACAGTGAGAAGAAGATAAAGATGGAGGTAAAGATTGAACCAGATTCTGAGGAATCTGAGGATGAAGACTTCAAGGGCAATGGATTTAGACATAAACTGCCCACAATAGCTGATAGCTCTGATGCAAGTGACAGGAGCaaggaaagagaaaaaagatCACCACCCTTCCATTCAGGATCTTCTTCGCAGAGTAGTTCCAGATCCTCAGAACACTCtaataagaaaaagaaacacTCACATTCAGAAGACAAAAAGCAATCACACTCTAGCTCTCCAGTTCGCAAAGAGTCTCGCTCAAAACATAATGAGCGAAGGCGGTCACAAGAACGGAAGCACTATCGGGACAGAGGGCATTCAGGAGAATCTGGACGCTCACGAGACCCAGAGCATTCACAAGGCCGGGTTCGATCACGAGATGGAGAGCGTTCACAAGAGCTGTGTGATTCACCAGACAGAGAGCGTCCACGAGAAAGAAATCATTCACGAGTTGTAGAGCGTTCACAAGAGCTGGGACATTTACCAGACAGAGAGCGTCCACGAGAAAGAAATCATTCACGAGTTGTAGAGCGTTCACAAGAGCTgggacatttagcagacagagAGCGTCCACGAGAAAGAAATCATTCACGAGTTGTAGAGCGTTCACAAGAGCTGGGACATTTACCAGACAGAGAGCATCCACAAGAAAGAAATCATCCACGAGTTGTAGAGCGTTCACAAGAGCTGGGACATTTACCAGACAGAGAGCATCCACGAGAAAGAAATCATTCACGAGTTGTAGAGCGTTCACAAGAGCTGGGACATTTACCAGACAGAGAGCATCCACAAGAAAGAAATCATCCACGAGTTGTAGAGCGTTCACAAGAGCTGGGACATTTACCAGACAGAGAGCATCCACGAGAAAGAAATCATTCACGAGTTGTAGAGCGTTCACAAGAGCTGGGACATTTACCAGACAGAGAGCATCCACGAGAAAGAAATCATTCACGAGTTGTAGAGCGTTCACAAGAGCTGGGACATTTACCAGACAGAGAGCATCCACAAGAAAGAAATCATCCACGAGTTGTAGAGCGTTCACAAGAGCTGGGACATTTACCAGACAGAGAGCATCCACGAGAAAGAAATCATTCACGAGTTGTAGAGCGTTCACAAGAGCTGGGACATTTACCAGACAGAGAGCGTCCACGAGAAAGAAATCATTCACGAGTTGTAGAGCGTTCACAAGAGCTGGGACATTTACCAGACAGAGAGCATCCACGAGAAAGAAATCATTCACGAGTTGTAGAGCGTTCACAAGAGCTGGGACATTTACCAGACAGAGAGCATCCACGAGAAAGAAATCATTCACGAGTTGTAGAGCGTTCACAAGAGCTGGGACATTTACCAGACAGAGAGCATCCACGAGAGAGAACGCATTCTCAGGATGGAGAGCGTTCACACGATTCACCAGACAGAGAACGTTTACGGGACCAGGGGCGCTCGCGTGATGAAGATCATTTGCGAGATTGTGGACGTTCCCGAGACGGAGAGCATTCACGAGGCAGGGAGCGATCAGGAGACCAGAGAGGTTTGGCTCGTTCCAGCAGCAGAGAGAGTTCAAGGGAGAAAAACCTTAAGCGTGAAAGACATGAACAGAACAGCAGTGAGAGAGAACACCAGAAAAGGCCCAAGAAGAAAAGCTCTAGGTCTAGATCCAGgtccaaagaaagaaaaaaagaggggCTCTCTTCAGAGCGGTCTTCCTCTGGGTCCAGGGACAGAGAAATTAAAAGTACTAAAGTGAAAAGTATTATATCAGGAGACCAGAGACAGAAAAAGGATGTTCCACAGGGCCCTCAGGACAAAAATGATAGCCCTGTAAAAATGGAACCATTAGACTCTGATGATGCTTCAGTGAATGATGTGTGTCATGACCCTGCTACAGTAGAATCAAAACAGACTAATATTGAAATAAGCAGCCTGACTGTGGAGCCAAAAGAGGAGAACATGGAGGTAGAACCTCTCCAAACATTATGGACAGTGAAGCAGGAACCTGTAGACTCTTCAGATGAAGACATCACTGTAGACTACTTGATTGACAGTTTAGACTTTATTAAGAAAGAGGTAAAGACGGATTCAGAGACTCATCCATCAGGTGCTTTGGAGCCTCAGCCTGTCGTATCGGAGGCACCAATAACTGTTAAGCAGGAATCTACTACGGTTGGGACTGGAACTAAGACCCCATCACAGGGTAAACGAGTTACCTGGAATATACAAGAGCCAGAGGTCTCTCAGCCAGATAAAATGAGCA AGCTCGcactctttaaaataaaactgaagCAGGAAGGGTCCCGTAGGGCCGGCTCTTCTGCATCATTACGGGCTGCTAGTAAG GATGTGGCTGCTGCACAGGAGATGTCAAACCCAGCAACTACAAGCCTCAACCCTGCCCTGCCTGAAGGAACATCGGACTTTGGTCAGAAACGATCATGCAAGGAAGTGGAGGCAACAATTCCCCAGCAGAAGGAAAAG